The stretch of DNA AACGCTATGATTAAAAACTCGGCGGCGTGCAGGCGCTGACGACTTCGCAAGGCGTCGGCCCCACACAGCGAAAACGATGTGGCAGTTTGGACGAAAAATAATAGGCGTCTCCCGGCCCCAGAATGCGCCGGTCGCTACCGACCGTCACTTCGATGCGCCCGGAAATGACGATGCCGCCCTCCTCGCCCTCATGGGTGAGAAGCACCTTGCCCGTATCCGCTCCCGGCTCATAGCGTTCCTTCAATATCTGCAAGGAGCGTGCAAACAGATGATCGCCAACCTGCCGATAGGAAATCGGCCCTTTGCCGATCTCGATAAGTTCCTCAGCCTGATAGAAAACCTTGTGCGGCGCATCCGGTTCGAGCGCAAAAAACTCTGCCATGCCAATGGGAATACCGTCGAGAATACGCTTGAGCGCACCCACCGACGGATTGGTCTGGTTGGCTTCGATTAGCGATATGGTAGAATTGGTAACGCCTGCCCTTTTGGCAAGCTCGCGCTGTGAGAGATTGTGGCGCATGCGCACATATCGCAGCCTTCCACCAATATCGATACTCATCGCCATTCCCCTATGTTTATACTGTTCGATATAGCATAATATTTAATTCTCATCCCTATATTTTCAACTACTTAATTCGAGCAAGAAAAGGACTTGTTGTGCTCTGCAAAGCATGGCCTGCTGCAGCAAAAGAGGAGATTTTTTAATGCTCACCAAGACCAATGCGCCCGGCCTCGATAATTTCTGGATGCCGTTCACCGCCAACCGCCAGTTCAAGGCGGCTCCACGCCTGCTCGCCAGCGCGTCAGGCATGTATTACACTGATGTCGATGGCAATCAGGTGCTGGACGGCACAGCGGGCCTCTGGTGCTGCAATGCCGGTCATGGTCGCAAAAAAATCACCGAGGCCGTCGAACGCCAGATTTCGACACTCGATTTCGCACCCACCTTCCAGATGGGGCATAAGGTTGCTTTTGATTTTGCGGAAAAGCTCGCAGCCGTTGCACCGGGTAGTGCGGATAACAAACTGGACCGCGTATTCTTTACCAATTCCGGCTCGGAATCAGTTGATACGGCGCTCAAAATTGCCATTGCTTATCAGCGCGCCATCGGTCAGGGCACCCGCACAATGGTTCTGGGTCGTGAGAAAGGCTATCACGGCGTTGGTTTTGGCGGCATTTCCGTGGGCGGCCTCATCAATAACCGACGCGTCTTCCCGCAAATTCCTGCCGATCACCTGCGCCACACCCTCGACATGGAACGCAACGCCTTTTCCAAGGGCTTGCCCGCGCACGGCATCGAGCTGGCCGACGATCTCGAACGCCTTGTGCAACTGCATGGCGCCGAAAAGATTGCCGCTGTCATTGTTGAGCCCATGTCCGGGTCTGCTGGCGTTGTGCTGCCGCCCAAGGGCTATCTCGAAAAGCTCCGCGCCACCGCCGACAAGCACGGCATCCTGCTGATTTTTGATGAAGTCATCACCGGATTTGGCCGTCTTGGCACACCGTTTGCAACGGATTATTTCGGTGTCGTTCCCGATCTTGTCACGACGGCCAAAGGTCTTACCAACGGCGCCATTCCGATGGGTGCGGTCTTTGCCAGCCGCAAGGTGCATGACGGCCTGATGACAGGACCTGAAAACGCTATCGAACTGTTCCATGGCTATACCTATTCCGGCCATCCGGTTGCTTCCGCCGCTGGGCTTGCAACGCTCGAAATCTACGCCGAGGAAGGGCTTTTGACGCGCGGAGCCGAACTTGCCGATCATTGGCAGGAAGCATTACACTCGCTCAAAGACGCGCCGAATGTCATCGATATTCGCAATCTTGGTCTTGTCGGAGCTATTGAACTGTCATCGCGTGACGGTGCTCCCGGTGCCCGCGCCTATGATATTTTCGTCGATTGTTTCCAGAAGGGTCTGCTGATCCGTGTCACCGGTGACGTGATTGCACTTTCGCCACCGCTGATCATTGAAAAGGAACAGATCGACACGATCATCTCGATGATCGGCGACGCTCTCAAACGCGCAGCCTGATTGCCCCCTATGGGCTGCCACTTGCCGCCGCATTTTTTGCGGCGGCTTTTTTGTGGGCTTTGAGAAGATTTCTGGAAACGACGGCAATGAAAGAATAAGAAGTGCTCTAATTATTTGATTTGGCGCGCATCTTGTCCGAAAACCGTTTCACACTTTTCGGGATGCGCTCTACCATCGCAGCCTTTCTCATTTCAGGATTGTTCCCACCATGGCCGTTTCAGCAGAAGACCTCGAAAATCGCATCGTCTATGTTAATGGCGAGTATGTCGCCGCGCGCGATGCGCGCATTTCCATCTTCGACCGGGGTTTTCTTTTCGGTGATGGCATCTATGAAGTAACCGCTGTGCTCGATGGCAAGCTCATCGACAGCGAACCGCACATGGCGCGTCTGCGTCGCTCAACCGGCGAAATCGGCATCGCCATGCCGATGAGCACGGAAGAAATTGTTGGCATCGAACGCGAGCTGATCCACCGCAACAATCTCGTTGAAGGCGTCATCTATCTCCAGATCACACGCGGCGACGGACGTGACCGTGACTTTATCCCGACAAAAGGAGTCAAACCCTCAATCATCCTGTTCACACAGGTCACATCCCTTTTACAAAAACCGGGTGTCGATGACGGGATCCGCATTCTCTCGCTGCCCGATCTGCGCTGGAAACGTCGCGACATCAAGACCGTCTGCCTGCTGCCGCAGGCGCTTGCCAAGGAAATCGCCAAAAATGCGGGCTACGACGATGCCTGGCTGATCGAGGACGGTTTCGTAACCGAGGGTGCGTCTTCAACTGCCTATATCGTAACGCAGGATGACGTGGTCGTCACCCGCCCCAACAGCAATGCCATTCTTCCCGGCTGCACGCGCCAGTCACTGTTGCAACTGATTGCGCAGACAGACCTGAAACTGGAAGAACGCGCCTTCACCATTGATGAAGCCTATGGTGCAAAGGAGGCCTTCATAACGAGCGCGGGCAACTTCGCGACACCCGTCACCGTTATTGACGACAAGACCATCGGTACCGGCCAGCCCGGGCCGGTCGCACCGCGTCTGCGTGACATCTATCTTGAGCACGCCCGCCGCACGGCAATCTGATCAATCAAAAGACAAGGCCGCGCCGGAATTTCTTCCAGCGCGGCCCCGGGCCCCGCCCTTGCCCCCTCAGGCGAAGCCTGTTCAGTACAACTTTTTGTTTTTATGTACTTCTTTATCCCAAAACCGGTCCCCACTTTTGGGAGACATGCCTTAACGTTTCTGGTTATAGACGTCGATACAGACGGCCCCCAAAAGAACGATCCCTTTGATGACCTGCTGATAATCGATGCCAATCCCGAGCATCGACATACCGTTGTTCATCACACCCATGATAAGCGCGCCAATGACAGCGCCCGTCACACGCCCGACACCGCCATAAGCGGAAGCGCCACCGATGAAGCAGGCCGCGATCACATCCAGCTCAAAACCAAGGCCAGCCTTAGGCGTCGCGGTGTTGAGGCGCGCGGCAAAGACCAGACCGGCCAACGCTGCCAGCACACCCATATTGACGAAAGCCAGAAAGGTCAGTTGCTCGGTCTTCACGCCCGACAGTTTCGCCGCGTGACGATTGCCGCCCACAGCATAGATCTGGCGCCCGATGACGGTGCGGTTGGTGAGAAAAGCATAAGCTGCGATCAGCACCGCCATGATGATGAGAACATTTGGCATGCCACGATGCGAAGAAATCAGCAGTGCCAGATAAGCGATACCGGCAAAAAACAGAATGTTTTTAATTACGAACAGGGGAAACGGCTCGGTTTCCATATCATGGGCGATATGACGAGCCCGCGAGCGCGTGCTCTGCCAGACAAGAAAACCGGCCAGAGCGACACCAAGAATGAGCGAGGAGATATATATGCCACTGGAGTTGCCGATCAGTTCGGGAATGAAGCCTGAAGAAAGCTTCTGGAAAACCGGGGGAAACGGTCCCACCGACTGCCCCCCCAACACGGCGAGCATCAACCCCTTGAACACCAGCATTCCCGCCAGCGTGACGATGAAGGACGGAATCTTCCAATAGGCGACGAAGAATCCTTGCGTCCCACCAATCACCCCTCCCACGATCAGGCAGAGCAGGGCTGCAACCGGAAAGGGTATGCCGAGTTTCACGATCATTACTGCCGCCAGCGCCCCGATAAAACCGCAGACAGAGCCGACCGAAAGATCGATATGGCCCGTCACGATGATCAGCAGCATGCCCAGCGCCATGATGACGATATAGCTGTTCTGCAAAACGATATTGGTGATATTGAGCGGCCGTAACAACACTCCGCCCGTCACGATCTGGAAAAAGACCACGATGGCGATCAACGAAAGCAGCATCCCGGATTCACGCAGATTGTTCTTCAGGTAACGCCGCATGCCGGTTGACGATTGTTCGTTCTTTATGGCGCTGTCGCTCATTGTTGTTTTCCCTTATTGCGCATGATGGCACGCATGATGTTCTCCTGTGTCGCTTCTTCACCCGACACTTCGCCCACGAAAGCGCCTTCATGCATGACGACGATGCGGTCGCAGATGCCTATCAGTTCTGGCATTTCCGAGGAAATGACCACCACGCCCTTGCCGCTTTCCGCCAGTGAATTGATGATTGTATAGATGTCGTATTTCGCCCCCACGTCGATGCCGCGGGTAGGCTCGTCGAGGATCAGCACGTCCGGCTCGGTAAAAAGCCATTTCGACAGCACGACCTTTTGCTGGTTGCCGCCCGAAAGCGTACCCGCTTCCTGATAAACGTTATGGCAGCGGATGCTCATCTGCTCGCGATAGGAATTGGCGACCTTCATTTCACGGATATTGTCGATAATGCCTTTGGGGCTGATGCCGGGAAGATGCGCCAGCGAAATATTGCGCGAGATATTATCACCAAGAACCAGGCCCAGCTTCTTACGGTCCTCCGTGACATAGGCAAGCCCCGAAGCGATGGCGCGCGCAACCGTGGAAATATCCGCCGCCTTGTCATTAATTTTCGCAGTACCGGTAATTTTGGTGCCCCAAGAATGCCCAAAAAGGCTCATGGCGAACTCGGTCCTCCCCGCTCCCATAAGACCTGCAATGCCGACGATCTCACCAGCCCTGGCCTTAAACGACACATTCTTGACTGCATGGCGTTCGGGATGCAGTGGATGATAGACTGACCAGTCCTCGACCTCAAAAATCACATCACCGATCTTTGGGTCGCGTTTCGGGAAACGGCTTTCCAGATCGCGGTCGACCATCTTGCGGATGATATCGTCTTCTTCGACTTCGCCCTCATGGCAATCAAGCGTCGCAACTGTACGCCCATCGCGCAGCACGGTTATCTTGTCGGCCACTTCGCGAATTTCATTGAGCTTGTGCGAAATAAGGATCGAAGTGATCCCCTGCGCACGGAATTCCTTAAGCAGTGCCAGAAGAGCTGCGCTATCGGTTTCATTAAGGCTTGCGGTCGGCTCGTCCAGGATCAGAAGCCGGACACGCTTGGACAGCGCCTTGGCGATCTCGACGAGCTGTTGTTTGCCGATACCGATATCGGTTACCAGCGTATCGGGGAATTCGTTCAGTCCGACCTTTGCAAGCAGTGCCTTCGTGCGTTGATAGACTTCGCCACGGTCTATAACGCCATAGGTGCCGGGCGGATTAACCAGAAAGATGTTCTCGGCAATCGACATCAGAGGCACAAGTGCCAGTTCCTGATGGATGATGACGATGCCCTGCGCCTCAGAATCGTTGATGTCGCGAAACTGCCGCTCTTCCCCGTCGAAGAAGATCGATCCCTCATAGCTTCCATGGGGGTAAACACCCGACAGCACCTTCATAAGCGTCGATTTACCGGCACCGTTCTCACCGACAAAGGCGTGAATCTCTCCCGGCATCACCGTGAAATTCACATCGCTCAGCGCTTTCACGACACCAAAGGATTTGCTGATCCCACGCATTTCGAGAATGGGCCTCCGGCTGTTCTCCGGCAGGCCGTCTCGATCCGCAATCGGAACAGGATTGGCTAAACTCATCACTCGCTCCCGTGACAATTCCGCGATGCCAACACTTCAAAAGACAACGCTGTCAATTTCCATACCTTCCCCGGTCGAAGACCGGGTTCGGGGCCAGTTTCTGGCCCAAATTAAAGGCAATGGCATGCAGAAAATCATCCGGGCACAGGACGCATCATACGCCCGACCCACGCCCGGATTGGCTGAAATTACTGGATTTCGCTTTCCTTGTAGTAACCACTATCGACCAGAACTTCCTTCCAGTTCGACTTGTCGACGATGACCGGCTTCAACAGATAAGACGGCACCACCTTGACGCCATTGTCATAGGTCTTGGTGTCGTTGACTTTCGGTTCCTTGCCGGTCATCAGCGCGTCGACCATGTCGACGGTGACTTTGGCAAGTTCACGGGTATCCTTGAAGATGGTTGCGGTCTGTTCGCCAGCCAGGATCGACTTGACGGACGGCACTTCCGCATCCTGACCGGAAACGGCCGGCATTGGCATGTCGCCGCTGCCATAGCCAACGCCCTTCAGCGAAGAGAGAATGCCGATGGAGATGCCGTCATAAGGCGACAGAACGCCATCGAGCCTCTTGTCGGAATAATAGGCGGAGAGGATCGAATCCATGCGCGCCTGCGCGGTTGCACCATCCCAACGAAGCGTTGCGACCTTGTCCATGCCGGTCTGGCCGCTGGCGACGACCACCTTGCCGCTGTCTATATAGGGCTGGAGCACCGACATCGCGCCATTATAGAAGAAATAGGCGTTGTTATCGTCGGGCGAGCCGCCGAACAGTTCGATGTTGAACGGGCCTTCCTTGTTTTTCAGATCAAGCGCCGTTTCAATCGACTGCGCCTGCAACACGCCGACCTGAAAATTGTCGAAAGTCGCATAATAGGAAACATTCGGCGTATCGCGGATCAGGCGGTCATAGGCAATGACCTTGATGCCTTCCTCATTGGCTTTTGCCAGAACGTCAGAAAGCGTGGTGCCGTCGATAGAGGCCACGACCAGAACCTTGGCACCCTTGGTGACCATGTTTTCGATCTGCGCCAACTGATTGGGCACATCGTCCTCGGCATATTGCAGATCGGTCTTGTAACCGCGCTCCTGCAACACCTTGACCATGTTGTCGCCATCGGCAATCCAACGTGCCGAGGATTTTGTCGGCATCGCCACGCCGACCAGACCTTTTTCCTGCGCCTGTGCAAGGCCGGTAAAGGCGAAGGCCGCCATGGCGACAGCCAGCGTTAATGATTTTATGCCTGCCATTGTATCACTCCCAAATTGCGCGGGTTGTTCGCCCATCGCTCTCCAATATTTCCGCCCCCGCCGTCATGGCCCTGCGGAATTCCTCCAAGCGGACCTTAGAGCGCTATGCGTCGTTTTCGGCGCATAGCGCTCTAAGTATTTTATCTACGCATCGTGCTTTCCAAAAAGCGTAACCGATTTTTAGGCCGATGCTCTAGCCCGCAATCCTGTCCCACGCGTCAACGGAGCGTTTCGCCCGCTCACGCACTTCGGCTGCACTAAATCCTGCCTTGTAAAGGCTGGAACCCAACCCAAAGCAGCTCACGCCCGCATCGCGATAGGTTTTAAAACCAGCTTCCGACACACCGCCCACAGCACCCAGCGGCACATCCTTGGGAAGCACAGCACTCATTGCCTTGATACCATCAGCCCCGAGCACGCTTGCCGGAAAGAACTTGAGCGCCGATGCACCCGCACGGATGGCCGTAAAGGCTTCCGTCGGCGTCAACACGCCAGGCATCGTCACCATACCGTGCGTGGCCGCGCGGCTTATGACATCCGGTTCGACATTGGGGCTGACCAGAAGTCTGCCGCCGACATCATTAAGCCGCTCCACATCCTTGACGTTCAAAACCGTACCGGCACCAATCAGCACATTATCGGGCGAAAGCTTGACCGCCTGCTCAATCGACACAAACGGATCAGGCGAATTAAGCGGTATTTCGATAGCCTCGAAACCCGTCTCGATCAACGCGCCAACAATTGCTCGTACTTCTTGCGGACGGATACCGCGCAGGATCGCCACCAGCGGATAGCGCAGTTTTGGCCATGCGATTTGATCGCTCATGATGCACCTCGCGCGAAGGCATATTTCGCGGCCATGAACAATCCGTCCCGCACCAGTTCGTCGGCTTGAATGCGTGTCACCTTGAGACCTGCAATCTCAAGGGCGCTCGCATAGAGCGCACCCATGACATCATCGGACAGGAGCAGCATTTCTTGCGGCGCGCCAAAGAGTTTTCGCCCGCCTGCCACTTCCAGCCCGATC from Brucella sp. BE17 encodes:
- a CDS encoding cupin domain-containing protein, which gives rise to MSIDIGGRLRYVRMRHNLSQRELAKRAGVTNSTISLIEANQTNPSVGALKRILDGIPIGMAEFFALEPDAPHKVFYQAEELIEIGKGPISYRQVGDHLFARSLQILKERYEPGADTGKVLLTHEGEEGGIVISGRIEVTVGSDRRILGPGDAYYFSSKLPHRFRCVGPTPCEVVSACTPPSF
- a CDS encoding aspartate aminotransferase family protein, whose protein sequence is MLTKTNAPGLDNFWMPFTANRQFKAAPRLLASASGMYYTDVDGNQVLDGTAGLWCCNAGHGRKKITEAVERQISTLDFAPTFQMGHKVAFDFAEKLAAVAPGSADNKLDRVFFTNSGSESVDTALKIAIAYQRAIGQGTRTMVLGREKGYHGVGFGGISVGGLINNRRVFPQIPADHLRHTLDMERNAFSKGLPAHGIELADDLERLVQLHGAEKIAAVIVEPMSGSAGVVLPPKGYLEKLRATADKHGILLIFDEVITGFGRLGTPFATDYFGVVPDLVTTAKGLTNGAIPMGAVFASRKVHDGLMTGPENAIELFHGYTYSGHPVASAAGLATLEIYAEEGLLTRGAELADHWQEALHSLKDAPNVIDIRNLGLVGAIELSSRDGAPGARAYDIFVDCFQKGLLIRVTGDVIALSPPLIIEKEQIDTIISMIGDALKRAA
- a CDS encoding D-amino-acid transaminase, with product MAVSAEDLENRIVYVNGEYVAARDARISIFDRGFLFGDGIYEVTAVLDGKLIDSEPHMARLRRSTGEIGIAMPMSTEEIVGIERELIHRNNLVEGVIYLQITRGDGRDRDFIPTKGVKPSIILFTQVTSLLQKPGVDDGIRILSLPDLRWKRRDIKTVCLLPQALAKEIAKNAGYDDAWLIEDGFVTEGASSTAYIVTQDDVVVTRPNSNAILPGCTRQSLLQLIAQTDLKLEERAFTIDEAYGAKEAFITSAGNFATPVTVIDDKTIGTGQPGPVAPRLRDIYLEHARRTAI
- the mmsB gene encoding multiple monosaccharide ABC transporter permease, giving the protein MSDSAIKNEQSSTGMRRYLKNNLRESGMLLSLIAIVVFFQIVTGGVLLRPLNITNIVLQNSYIVIMALGMLLIIVTGHIDLSVGSVCGFIGALAAVMIVKLGIPFPVAALLCLIVGGVIGGTQGFFVAYWKIPSFIVTLAGMLVFKGLMLAVLGGQSVGPFPPVFQKLSSGFIPELIGNSSGIYISSLILGVALAGFLVWQSTRSRARHIAHDMETEPFPLFVIKNILFFAGIAYLALLISSHRGMPNVLIIMAVLIAAYAFLTNRTVIGRQIYAVGGNRHAAKLSGVKTEQLTFLAFVNMGVLAALAGLVFAARLNTATPKAGLGFELDVIAACFIGGASAYGGVGRVTGAVIGALIMGVMNNGMSMLGIGIDYQQVIKGIVLLGAVCIDVYNQKR
- the mmsA gene encoding multiple monosaccharide ABC transporter ATP-binding protein encodes the protein MSLANPVPIADRDGLPENSRRPILEMRGISKSFGVVKALSDVNFTVMPGEIHAFVGENGAGKSTLMKVLSGVYPHGSYEGSIFFDGEERQFRDINDSEAQGIVIIHQELALVPLMSIAENIFLVNPPGTYGVIDRGEVYQRTKALLAKVGLNEFPDTLVTDIGIGKQQLVEIAKALSKRVRLLILDEPTASLNETDSAALLALLKEFRAQGITSILISHKLNEIREVADKITVLRDGRTVATLDCHEGEVEEDDIIRKMVDRDLESRFPKRDPKIGDVIFEVEDWSVYHPLHPERHAVKNVSFKARAGEIVGIAGLMGAGRTEFAMSLFGHSWGTKITGTAKINDKAADISTVARAIASGLAYVTEDRKKLGLVLGDNISRNISLAHLPGISPKGIIDNIREMKVANSYREQMSIRCHNVYQEAGTLSGGNQQKVVLSKWLFTEPDVLILDEPTRGIDVGAKYDIYTIINSLAESGKGVVVISSEMPELIGICDRIVVMHEGAFVGEVSGEEATQENIMRAIMRNKGKQQ
- the chvE gene encoding multiple monosaccharide ABC transporter substrate-binding protein, which gives rise to MAGIKSLTLAVAMAAFAFTGLAQAQEKGLVGVAMPTKSSARWIADGDNMVKVLQERGYKTDLQYAEDDVPNQLAQIENMVTKGAKVLVVASIDGTTLSDVLAKANEEGIKVIAYDRLIRDTPNVSYYATFDNFQVGVLQAQSIETALDLKNKEGPFNIELFGGSPDDNNAYFFYNGAMSVLQPYIDSGKVVVASGQTGMDKVATLRWDGATAQARMDSILSAYYSDKRLDGVLSPYDGISIGILSSLKGVGYGSGDMPMPAVSGQDAEVPSVKSILAGEQTATIFKDTRELAKVTVDMVDALMTGKEPKVNDTKTYDNGVKVVPSYLLKPVIVDKSNWKEVLVDSGYYKESEIQ
- a CDS encoding 2-dehydro-3-deoxy-6-phosphogalactonate aldolase; the encoded protein is MSDQIAWPKLRYPLVAILRGIRPQEVRAIVGALIETGFEAIEIPLNSPDPFVSIEQAVKLSPDNVLIGAGTVLNVKDVERLNDVGGRLLVSPNVEPDVISRAATHGMVTMPGVLTPTEAFTAIRAGASALKFFPASVLGADGIKAMSAVLPKDVPLGAVGGVSEAGFKTYRDAGVSCFGLGSSLYKAGFSAAEVRERAKRSVDAWDRIAG